From a single Columba livia isolate bColLiv1 breed racing homer chromosome 19, bColLiv1.pat.W.v2, whole genome shotgun sequence genomic region:
- the SNAPC4 gene encoding snRNA-activating protein complex subunit 4 isoform X2, with protein MIFIQVSLELKLSKRLQLAQIRRDTGDLGKSKEKTLLQQSIASDRLQRLLQPKLLKMSYWNQKLDKVKTEMEKQILEKQIKEVEQEIEAINQLPESELLGNRFDEHDWEKISNIHFDGQRSSEELRRFWQNSEHPSINKKEWTEEEIERLKQIAAKHGYLDWQTIAQELGTNRTPFQCLQKYQVYNKDLKRKEWTKGEDQMLLELVQEMRVGSHIPYKKIAYYMEGRDSAQLIYRWTKSVDPSLKKGPWTSREDAMLLAAVKKYGERDWYKIRTEVPGRSDAQCRDRYLKALHCDVKKGKWSLEEEGQLIELVQKHGLGHWSKIASQLPHRTGSQCLSKWKLMIGSKKKSRPTKRRHVEESSSSSESSSEDVELDLTDSSEEETTKEEETKKKEERAIPSIDLWIPTQTNTQESNKGRYQTPSLFPPVSEVPSAIGDKGKVADKPSELNTLLRGIARPYSTDVVVRNPEEIMNKAFRCGKQVLRVSLENVRRALRNNTCFQRRILAKMLKSPTALTKKSGDSTSGQKVQGLQNITEKTYRQERGRLRRLNLDRRLLMAVTPWVGDVLLPCTFQTGHMGFHQTKAESIQEKIKSVSLASTPLFTLFLQLFQIDTNGCMKIIRERRQRQAELLSANAGSPQQPSQNTETSSGNPSQSWTQSNSQRGVPRNVVRRPVVSKLKETSAALASCAPAAQGALPAQGQRQKPKTVSELLREKRLRESQAKKAMQRTVFVAPQMLVSRPLIIQHPQQQIVPSAQAGNKPAAAGSTNGQVQCAPAPLPAFTSVAASTSTTIVLGNHSSSVPETGESPGSSQGTELQSSKELKEQALESSPEGGFFPGLNPAAAEKAPDPGGSNGQVLAGSSASVVLQKQVFVPHQITVVPVGIESGASNLSLSTPVACELNSDGPQQRPVSLLPALVTQQTASHLLPKSILPFTWVVTPQALLPTAVQTVVSVPQGLPAPAVTNQGQTTVTSSSNGSVSGVPPVPAAANTPQPSSAETKAPSARLAGEAPLGKTANHSTVVPVTAESAGCTTSSVSSATPACSDGSSKASDSSPAQTALPAGAPALRAVLLPQTQPPANTQGPDSQPVSSLSSSGKSHDSITTNGSSSSPNVIPKGLVLPTGNPVPCNDIPGNTGGFAAQALKNTPVASEPPATQAADTPPQPTTSSAEKNLLDFSLISLEDEGVVKEWLSGKRGVQVPSLQTRLPYLPPFLCNLKTLSRLLLQKAALEEQAASLLPSDTGQDGGTGVDLDAIGELVQRELGDNPAYLLLKARFLAAFTLPAVLATLPPPKVITTLSGSRKQYEESDEEEWQSEKEASEEESCGNELTGVRLDGTVADEPGDKDADALNQDAGAGGIAAQSVWDSGTDVADAPQIRRSTRFRKRRRI; from the exons ATGATCTTTATTCAGGTTTCTTTGGAACTAAAGCTGAGCAAGAGGCTGCAACTTGCGCAAATCAGACGTGACACCGGTGATTTAG ggaaaagcaaagagaagacGTTATTGCAGCAATCAATAGCAAGCGACCGCTTGCAGCGCCTGCTTCAGCCGAAGCTACTGAA GATGAGTTACTGGAATCAGAAACTGGATAAAGTCAAGACTGAAATGGAGAAACAGATCTTGGAAAAGCAAATCAAAGAAGTGGAGCAAGAAATAGAGGCAATTAA CCAACTCCCAGAAAGTGAATTGTTAGGAAACAGATTTGATGAGCATGACTGGGAGAAAATCTCAAACATCCAT tTTGACGGACAACGTAGTTCAGAAGAACTGAGGAGGTTTTGGCAAAATTCGGAGCATCCAAGCATCAACAAAAAGGAATGGACCGAGGAGGAGATTGAGAGGCTGAAGCAGATCGCTGCTAAGCACGGTTATCTGGACTGGCAGACCATAGCCCAGGAGCTGGGG ACAAACAGGACACCTTTCCAGTGCTTGCAGAAATATCAAGTCTATAACAAAgatttgaaaaggaaagagtgGACCAAAGGTGAAGATCAGATGCTTTTAGAGCTTGTTCAAGAGATGAGAGTGGGAAGTCATATCCCGTACAAGAAAA TTGCTTATTACATGGAAGGAAGAGATTCAGCTCAGCTGATTTACCGGTGGACAAAGAGCGTGGACCCCAGTTTGAAGAAAGGACCCTGGACATCAAGGGAAGATGCT ATGTTGTTGGCTGCAGTTAAGAAGTATGGAGAGCGTGACTGGTACAAAATTCGGACAGAAGTGCCAGGGAGGAGCGATGCTCAGTGCAGAGATCG GTACTTAAAAGCATTGCACTGTGATGTCAAGAAAGGCAAGTGGAGTTTAGAGGAAGAGGGGCAGCTAATTGAACTGGTTCAAAAGCATGGCCTGG GTCACTGGAGTAAAATCGCTTCTCAGTTGCCACATCGGACTGGCTCCCAATGTCTGAGCAAGTGGAAACTCATGATTGGGTCTAAG AAAAAATCTAGGCCAACAAAACGCCGACATGTGGAAGAGAGTTCCAGCTCTTCAGAGAGCAGCAGTGAGGACGTAGAACTGGACTTAACAGACAGTTCAGAGGAGGAGACGACGAAGGAGGAGGAAAcgaagaagaaggaggagcgTGCAATTCCCAGCATTGATCTGTGGATACCAACACAGACAAATACACAGGAGTCAAACAAGGGAAGATACCAAACTCCATCCCTTTTCCCTCCTGTGAGTGAAGTTCCAAGTGCAATAGGAGACAAGGGCAAAGTTGCCGATAAACCGTCAGAGTTGAACACCCTCCTGAGGGGCATCGCCCGTCCCTATTCGACAGACGTCGTTGTGAGGAATCCAGAAGAAATCATGAACAAG GCTTTCAGGTGTGGAAAGCAAGTGCTACGGGTTAGCCTGGAGAATGTGAGAAGAGCATTAAGAAATAACACATGCTTCCAGAGGAGGATT CTGGCCAAGATGCTAAAATCTCCCACCGCTTTAACAAAAAAGTCTGGAGATAGTACATCTGGCCAGAAGGTTCAAGGGCTGCAGAACATCACAGAGAAAACTTATCGTCAAGAGAGAGGGCGTTTAAGAAGATTAAACCTTGACAGAAGGCTTCTCATGGCAGTGACACCGTGGGTGGGCGACGTACTGCTGCCGTGCACCTTCCAGACTGGGCACATGGGTTTTCATCAGACAAAAG CTGAGTCTATTCAAGAGAAGATTAAGTCGGTCAGTCTTGCAAGCACTCCCCTGTTCACGCTTTTCCTTCAG CTCTTCCAGATCGATACCAATGGCTGCATGAAGATTATTCGTGagagaaggcaaaggcaggcagagctgctcagtGCTAATGCAGGGAGCCCCCAGCAG CCTTCCCAAAATACGGAGACTTCTTCAG GCAATCCATCACAGTCGTGGACTCAGAGCAACTCCCAAAGGGGCGTCCCAAGGAACGTTGTCAGGAGACCCGTTGTCTCAAAACTGAAGGAGACCAGTGCTGCCTTGGCGAGCTGCGCTCCTGCCGCACAGGGGGCGCTTCCAGCCCAAGGGCAAAGGCAGAAGCCTAAAACTGTCTCGGAATTACTGAGGGAGAAGCGGCTAAGAGAATCCCAGGCTAAGAAAGCTATGCAAAGGACAGTGTTTGTTGCCCCACAGATGTTGGTTTCCAGACCACTGATAATCCAGCACCCACAACAGCAAATTGTTCCTTCTGCGCAAGCAGGGAAcaaacctgcagcagctggttcTACGAATGGCCAAGTACAGTGTGCACCAGCTCCATTGCCAGCGTTTACTTCTGTTGCGGCTTCAACTTCTACCACTATCGTGCTTGGAAACCATTCCTCATCAGTGCCAGAAACTGGGGAAAGCCCTGGATCCTCACAAGGGACAGAACTGCAATCCAGTAAGGAACTAAAAGAGCAAGCTTTAGAAAGCAGCCCCGAGGGAGGGTTTTTTCCAGGCTTGaatccagctgcagcagagaagGCCCCAGATCCGGGAGGGAGCAATGGTCAGGTCCTGGCTGGTAGCTCAGCTTCAGTAGTGTTGCAAAAGCAAGTTTTTGTGCCACATCAGATTACAGTGGTGCCTGTTGGCATTGAGTCTGGCGCCAGCAATTTGTCTCTTTCCACACCAGTTGCCTGTGAGCTGAACAGTGATGGGCCCCAGCAGAGGCCAGTCAGTCTCTTGCCTGCTCTTGTAACTCAGCAAACTGCTTCGCATTTGCTTCCCAAGAGCATCCTGCCGTTCACATGGGTTGTGACGCCACAGGCTTTGCTCCCCACCGCTGTACAAACCGTGGTGAGTGTTCCCCAAGGACTGCCAGCTCCTGCTGTAACAAATCAGGGTCAGACAACTGTGACTTCCAGCAGCAACGGCTCTGTCTCAGGGGTGCCTCCTGTACCAGCGGCAGCTAACACGCCTCAGCCCAGCAGTGCAGAGACAAAAGCACCGAGTGCCCGGTTAGCCGGAGAAGCACCTTTGGGCAAGACAGCCAACCATTCCACCGTTGTACCCGTGACCGCGGAGAGTGCTGGATGCACCACATCCAGCGTTTCTTCTGCAACACCTGCATGTTCAGATGGCTCCTCCAAGGCTTCTGACTCCTCCCCGGCTCAGACTGCTCTTCCAGCTGGTGCTCCAGCCCTgcgtgctgtgctgctgcctcaaACACAGCCGCCTGCAAACACTCAAGGGCCTGATTCCCAACCTGTGTCGAGTCTTTCTAGCTCGGGAAAGAGCCATGACTCCATTACAACAAATGGATCATCTTCCAGTCCAAATGTCATCCCAAAAGGGCTTGTGCTCCCGACGGGAAATCCAGTTCCTTGTAACGATATTCCAGGAAACACTGGTGGTTTTGCTGCACAAGCACTGAAAAATACACCTGTTGCCTCCGAACCACCCGCTACACAGGCAGCTGACACCCCACCCCAGCCAACCACGTCCAGTGCGGAAAAGAACCTGCTTGACTTCAGCCTGATTTCCCTCGAAGATGAGGGGGTGGTGAAGGAGTGGCTGAGTGGGAAACGAGGTGTCCAGGTGCCGTCCCTGCAAACCAGGTTGCCTTATTTGCCACCTTTTCTGTGCAACTTAAAAACCCTCTCCAGGCTacttctgcagaaagcagctctAGAAGAGCAAGCCGCCTCTCTTCTGCCTTCTGATACTGGTCAGGATGGGGGCACTGGGGTAGATTTGGATGCTATCGGAGAACTGGTGCAGCGGGAACTTGGTGATAACCCTGCCTACCTCCTGCTGAAAGCCAGATTCCTGGCAGCCTTTACGCTCCCAGCTGTACTGGCAACTCTGCCTCCTCCAAAAGTGATAACAACTCTGTCAGGCAGCAGGAAGCAATATGAAGAGAGTGATGAAGAGGAGTGGCAGAGTGAGAAGGAAGCGTCTGAGGAAGAAAGCTGTGGGAATGAGTTAACAGGTGTGCGGCTGGATGGGACGGTTGCTGATGAGCCTGGAGACAAAGATGCTGATGCACTAAATCAG GACGCGGGAGCTGGAGGGATTGCTGCACAATCTGTCTGGGACTCCGGCACCGATGTGGCTGATGCTCCTCAAATCAGGAGAAGCACCCGCttcaggaaaaggaggaggataTGA